From Haloarcula rubripromontorii:
TCGCTGACGTGCTGTGCGATGGACAACCGGGAGCAGGCCCGCGAACTGGCCCGTCAGCACGTCGCGTTCTACATCGGCGGGATGGGGACGTTCTACCGCGATGCGCTGGCCCGGCAGGGGTACGAGGACACCGCCTACGAGATCGCCGAGCAGTGGGGGTCGGGCGACAAAGCGGCCGCCGTCGACGCCATCAGTGACGAACTGCTGGACAGCATCGCCGTCGCTGGCACGCCCGATGAATGTCGCGACCGCATCGCACAGTTCGAGGATATCGACGGTGTGGACGCAATCAACATCTCGTTCCCCCGGGCTGCCGAACGGGACACTATCGACACGACCATCGACGTGTTAGCGCCCTGAGCCGGGGCTTCGGTTTCAGCCGGAAGCGACTGGCTCGATGGCGTCGCGTCGGCCGTCGAGAACGTCGAACCGCTCGCCACGGCGCTGTTCGAGCCAGCGCAGCAGGCGTTCGGCCCAGCGGAGTTTCTGGCGCTTTTCCGCGGTCACGGACGGGTCCTCGAAGTCCCAGCCGAGGAACACCAGCGAGGCAGCGCCGAAGTGGTCGGCGAGGAACGCGGCGCGGTCGCCGTCGGTGAAGCCGCCGTAGTTGCGGACCGGCGGGGCGGGTGTCGCCTGTGTCGTCGGTACAACGAACTCACTGTCGTAGGCCGGAATATGTGTCTCCAGTGCGGGGATGTTGTCGCCGTGGGCGTGGGCGACAACCGGCGTCCCGGCGGCAGTCAGTTCCCGCCCGGTATCGGCGTTCTTGTCGAGGTCCGTGACCATACAGTCGACGGCGACGCCTGCCGCCTGGAGACGGTCGGCGGCCGTGGACGCCGCGAGGACCACGTCGGCGTCGGCTGCACGGTCGGCCTCAGCTTCCAGTGACGGGCCGGCTCCGGCGATAGCTACCGATGCACCGTCGAGTCCGAGAGTCGTCGGGTCGTATGTGCTATCGTCGCCGAGCAGTTCGACGAAGCGTTCACAGGCGCGCTCGTCGCCGTCACGAGGGTAGCCGAAGTCATCGAGGATATCCTCGTACACTGGTTCCCAGGTGCGAAATTCCATCTCTCGTCAGACACTACGCAGTGGCCGTGTTTCTGTCTTGTTTCCCGTCCAGCCACATTGCACTACGCTGCCACTGACCCGGAGCGGTGCTGTCGCTCCCGGGTTCGTGGCCAGATAAACCGAGTTGAGCCGAAATGGCACGTCCGTGTACCCCTACCCGGGTGCCCTTTCGGCTTTCACTCCTTTCTTTCGAGGCCTCCGGTATAAGTTTTCTCTTACCGTCAGACACGAATGGCGGGCCTCACGGGCGGCGATGACTAGTCCTCTCCGTAGCTACGCCAGCAGTCCGCGACAGCCTCAAGACGGGGCAGTCCTTACGAGCGACAAATGGTCCCGGGACTGTCAGTAAATGCGAACGACGGTGCAGTTCCGGATTCGCTGGTGATCGTCTCGAACCGCGAGCCGTATAGCCACGAGCGGACCGACGACGGCGAGATACGGGTCCAGTCCGCCGCGGGTGGCTTGACGAGCGCGCTCGACCCGGTGATGCAGTCACGGGGTGGCACCTGGGTCGCCTGGGGCAGCGGCGACGCCGATATGGACGTGGCGACAAACGGCGTCGTCGAAGTCCCGCCGTCGGACCCGGCCTACGACCTGAAACGCGTCCCGCTCTCCGACGAGGCGGTCCAGGGCTACTACTACGGCTACGCCAACCAGGTGCTCTGGCCGCTCTGTCACGAGGACACGGGCCGGATGTGGGCCGAGCCAGCCTACTGGGAGCAGTACCGCGCCGTCAACGGGCAGTTCGCCGAGGCCGTCGATGCGGTCGCTGACGTGGGCCAGCCGGTCTGGTTCCAGGACTATCATCTGGGGCTCGCTCCCAGACTGCTCCGAGAGAGACGGCCGGAGGCGATGCTGTTGCAGTTCTGGCACATCCCATGGCCCGCGCCGTCGGTGTTCCGGCACTGTCCCCACAGCGACGCGCTTCTCGACGGACTGCTGGCGTGTGACGTCATCGGGTTTCACACGGCAGGGTACGCCGAGCAGTTCCTGCACTGCGTCGACAGCGCGTTTTCCGCGGCGACCATCGACACGGACGCCGGGACAGTCACCCGGAACGACGAGCGGACGCGAGTCGTCGCGAACCCGCTGGGTATCGATGTCGAGGGAGTTCGGGACCGAGCACGAACTGCCGACGTGGGCAGTATCCGTGATACCGTGCTGGGCGGCAGTCGCTCGGACACGTCAATCCGCCTCGCGCTCGGCGTCGAACGCCTCGACTACTCGAAGGGCATTCCCGAGCGGATCGAGGCGCTGGCGCATCTGTGGGACCGGCGGCCGGACCTGCGAGGGGAGTTCACGTACGTCCAGAAGGCGAGTCGAACGCGGGAGGGGATTGCCGCCTACCGCCGGTATCGAGCGGACGTCGTCGATGCCGTCGAACGCGTCAACGACCGCTTCGGGACCGACGACTGGCAGCCCATCGTCTACACCGAAGCCACCCTCGACAACGAGACGCTGGCCGGGCTGTACCGGGCTGCCGAAGTCATGGTAGTGACGCCGCACCGCGACGGGATGAATCTCGTCGCCCACGAGTATCCGGTCGCCTGTGTCGATGGTGACGGCGCACTCGTACTGAGTGAGCTGGCCGGTGCGGCGACCCATCTCGACGGCGCGCTGACAGTCAATCCGCACGATATCGAGGCGATCGCGGACACCATCGAGCGGGCGCTGAAACTGGAGAAATCGGACAGAGCTGACCGGCTGGCGCGCCTGCAGCAAAGCGCCGAGGCGCTCGACAGTTCGCAGTGGGTCGCCAGACAGTTCAGCCCCGGACAGTCACCGTAAGGGGCCGTCAGTATCGGCGCTACGCGTTCGACAGCCAGTCTGGTTTCGTGACGGTGGTATCGTCGACCTGTGAAACGGACAGCGACAGCGTCACTGTCACCGGCCGGCCGTCCCGCTCGGTCGTCATGCTGTACTGGAACGACCGGACGACGCCGTCCTCGTCAACGAGGACGGTTGCACTGGCCGAGGCCGTCGTCCCGTTAGCCGAGACGTTCGTCGAGACGGCGTCGTCGGCCGCGAAGCCGGTAACGTTGCCCCCGGTCGCTTCGAACCGCGAGACGCTGTCACCGTCGACCGCCTCCGTACCGGTGTACGTCCAGTTGATGTCCGACCCCAGCGACTGGAGCAGCGAGCGGTCGATGACGCTGCTCTCGTTGACCGGCTGGACCGGTCCGTCGTACGGTGGTGACGCAGACCGGTACGCCGTCATCTCCTCCTCACCGCGGGCGAGGACACGGCGCTCTGTGGTGGTTCCGTCGGCGGTGTACGTCGTCGTCGTCAGCGCATCGCCGCTGGCCTGAACCAGTTCGCCCTGCGCCAGCGACCGGTCGTTCTCACGGTCGATAGCAACGGTTCGATTGATGAACACCGACTGGTTCTCGCCGTCGCGGATTGTCGAGAGCTGGAACGACAGCGACATGGTGAACGACGAGTTCGACAGGCGCTCGAAGTGCCCGCGCTCAATGGCCGTCGCATCGAAGCCGGACGTTCCCGGTGCGGGGCCGTTGGCGTCAGCCGAGGTCGATGTTGTTTCGGTGTCTGTCCCGCCTGTACTCGATTCAGTGCCCAACAGCCCGCTGCAGCCAGCGGACGCTATCAGTAGCACCGCGAGTGCAAGCGAGAGATGGCGGCGTTCGAGGGACATATCAGTGCCACCGTATCAGTGGCTTAGTTCGTTATGGCCGTTCAGCTGTCATATCCGTCCGGCTTCGGGGTATACACGGACTCGATGACCGGCCCGCCACCGGTACGAAACTGCGGCGATGCCGGTCCCGTCCGACCAGCGTCAGACGCTCGTCATGCACGTCATGAGGGTTTAATACGAACGAAACCGCTATAGGAACCGTGCCACTCGGCTCCGACCCGCTGTCCGAACTCGACATTCCCGACGGAACAACCGTCGAGGAACACGATCTGGTGACCGACGGTGACGTCATCGTCGGCGGCCAGTCGACCGTGGAGTTCGGTGTGCGCGGGCGGACAGTCATCGCCGACGAGCGGGTCCGGTTCGGCGGCCACATTGAGGCCGAAGGTGACTGTCGGCTGGACATGTGGTGTGACGTGGCGGACAACGTGCTGGTCGGCGAGGACGCCTACATCGGCGAACGAGTACATATCGGCGGCGAACTCCGTGTCGCGGGCGATCTGGATATCGGCGACGACGTGGATATCGAGAACGGGTTCGAGGCGAACGGCTGGATCGTCATCCGCAATCCGATGCCGACCATCGTCTTTCTGTTCGTCTACCTCTCACAACTCCTTCGCATCGGCGAGGAAGACGCAGCCGAGGAAGTACTCGACGAGATGCTAGATGACGGCAGTGACGAACACGACCCGGTTCTGATTCCACGCGGTGCGAGCGTCTCGGACGACGCCTGGCGCGTCTCGACGCCGGCGACGGTCGGCGACGACTGCCGGCTTCACGGCAATATCCGTGCGAAATCACTCGAAGTCGGCCGTGACACGGTCGTCTTCGGAAGCCTCCGCGCGAAAGACGATATCGTGGTCGGCCGGGGCACGGAGATCAAAGGGGACGTAACGACCCGCAGCGGCACCGTCCGCGTCGGCCCGGGCGCAAAGGTCTGGGGCGACATCTCGGGGACGACCGTCGAACTCCACGAGAACGCGACGGTCGACGGGACGATCCGGGCCAGCGAGGAGATGCGAATGCACACCGAGGCGGTGCTGGACCGGCCGGACGAATCCGCTGCGGCGATGGCTGAAATGGCTGAATCGCTTGAAGCTGAGACTGACACTACGGAGCCAGCCACCGAGGCGAGCGAGTCCGACGATACCGAGCCGGCAGTTGATGCAACAGCCGACGATACCACTGCGGACAGCGCGGCAACCGGCGGCGGCGATGGGACTGACAGCGATGCTTCAGAAGCCGATCCCGATGTCGAAGAGGCGGCGGAGTCCGCGGAGTAACCGCTCGGACACTATTTTGCGTGAGAACCGTCCCGCTACAGCATCAGTTCTCAGTCGCGTCACGCACAGCCGCTGGCGGCGAAACGCCGTGTCCCGGCCCGTCAATATCGATACGTGGACCGAACGCCATCGATGGCGGCGTGTCGTCGAGCAACAGGTGGCCATCCAGATCGACGTAGTCGAAGGCACCGAGCCCGGCGGCAAGGTGGGCGCTGGTCGCAATCCCGGTCGCACCTTCGAGCATACAGCCGAGCATACAATCGAGCGAAGCGGCTTCGGCGACCGTCGCAATTGCCGCTGCCCCGAGGAGCCCAGACTTCCCGAGTTTGACGTTGATCACGTCGGCTGCCCCGTCGCGAACCACGGCGGTTGCGTCCGCGGGCGTGAATACGGCCTCGTCGGCGGCGACGGGGACCGAGAGTCTGTCACGGGTCCTCGCAAGACCGCGGATGTCGTCTTTCGGTGTCGGCTGTTCGACCAGAGCGAGGTCAACCCCGGCCGTCGCCACCTCGTCGACAAACTGCTCTGTGGCCTTCGGCGTCCAGCCCTGATTCGCGTCCACGGTAATCGTTGCGTCGGGTGCGGCGTCTGCGACCGCAACCGTTCGAGCCACGTCGTCGTCGATCACGCCGCCGGTTTTGACCTTGATATGGTCGAAGCCCGCGGCCGCGGCGCGCGTGGCCCGCTCGGCTGCCGCGTCGGGCGCGACTATCGGAACGGTGATATCCGTCGTAACGGGGGTCGGCGCTCCGCCGAACAGTTCCGAGAGCGGGATTCCCCGGTCGCGACAGTACGCGTCGAGCAGCGCCGTCTCGACGGCGAACAGTGCCGAAACCGCTCCGGGTACTGCCGCCCGCACCTCACTGACGAGTTCGCGGTAGTCGGCGAGGGACGCCCCCTCAAGCATCGACGTTACCGACCGGGCAGTCGCCACGGCGGCCGCCTGTGTCTCGCCGGTCACCGGCGGTAACGGGGACCCCTCACCGTGGCCGACGATGCCCGAGTCAGTCTCCACTGCGACGACCAGATTCCGTGCTTTCTCCCGGGTTCCGAGCGAGATCTCGAACGGCTCGCGGAGTTCGCGGTCGAGCGGTTCGACGGAGACGCGGTCGATACGAGTCATAGCACCTCCAGAACGGCCGTAAGGAGTGTCTCCGGCCCGTCATCGTCGTAGATGTTCGCCGCTGGAAGCCCTGTTCTAGCCGTTTCTTCCTCTGGGTCCCCCCACGTGGAGAGAGCAGCGACTGTCGTCTCTGTGAGGTCGGTAATCGCGCGGCGTTCGGCCTCGACACCGGCTACAGTGAGGTCGTCGAAGTGGGATCGAGTCTCCCGAGCGGGGTCGTCGGCCAGCACGACTGCGTCGGGGGCCGCTCCGTGGAGCAGTCCGAGCGTCACCCCGCCGTATGCGGTGTGCGTGAGGGCGGCCTGCCCTTCGACGAACACGATGTCGTGGTCCGCCGCAACGTCGAGTACCATGTCCTCGACGACGCCAGAGACGAAGTCAGCCGGTACCCGGTCGATAACGACGCCGCGGTCCGCGCCGACGAGGATGCCGGTCTGTCCCGTCGCGACCCAGCCGGCATCGAGTCCAGCATCGGTCGCGGCCCGATACAGTTCAAAGGTTGTCGTTCGCTTCCCGACTGCACAGTCAGTCCCCATCGTCAGGACGACGTCTGCGTCGGCCTCAGCCCCGCGGCCGTCACCAAGCGTCAGATCAGCGACGGCTGGAGGTTTCCGAACGTCGACGAGGTCGACACCGTGTTGCTGTGCGCGCTCGGTCCAGACCGGGCGCTCACTCAGAAAGACGTGCAAGCCGGAGACGATATCACAGCCTCGCTCCATCGCGTGCCTGATTGCCTCGACCCATGACTCCGGGAGGTCACCCCCAGCGGGCGCGACGCCGATGACAAGGACGGCCGCGTCCGGGGCTCGATCCAGCGCTTCGGTGACGGTCCCGACGACCGGGACGTCGTCGGCAGCAGGCCACTCAAGGGCCGCTCCAGCGTGAGGGCTTGAACACGTCGAGTCCACGACGGCCTGCGCGTCGAACAGCTCTCCGTGCATAACGATACCGTTGGCCGTCTTGCCTTCCGGCTGGCCGAACTCCCCCTCTGCGAGTACAACGGCGGGCGTGCCTTCGTCGTATTTTCGCCGCAAGTCCATACTGAACGACACCGCGGGCGTGACTGACAAACCAGAGCCTTACATGTGTGGCTCCCGGTGAGAATACTGGAGGACGACCCGTAATGAAAGCGAGACCAGACGAGCGCTATCGCGCCACAGAACCCGGGGAGAACGATGTCCGCTGACGGCTCTGATATGGCCGCTGCCTCGGACAGCGACGGTCTTCAGTTGACGCTCGAACTGGAGCATCCCGACTGCTGGATGCGGGAAGTGACGGCGGCCACTGCAGCCAAACTGCTGGTCAACGCGGCGTATCTGGTCGACGGGAAGGTCAAAGCCCACGTCGTCGCATACGCTGAGTCGGCGGCCGCGGTCGAGGCGCTCGTTGCGGCGACCCGGGCATCCGACCACACTCATGCAGTCACAGAAATGGATACTCGTCGTAGCTTCGGCGGGATATCGGCACCGGTAAACAAAGCGACGCGCACGCTCCTCGTCGAGTACGGCCCCGAGGAGAGCATCCACGACGCGCTGGTCTCACACGGGTTCATGAATCAGGAGCCGATCCGAATCCGCGACGGGACCGAGTACTGGACGGTTGCTATCGACGAATCGCGGACGACAATACAGGAGAAACTCGACGCCGTCTGCGCACAGAAAGACGCGACGATCACCGTGACCCAGATTACGTCCGCGACCACCGGAAGCAGAGAGCGCGACGAACTGGCTGTCCGACAGCTTTCCGACAGGCAGCGGGACGTGTTCGAACTGGCCCGCAAACGCGGCTATTACGACTACCCGAGAGAGGTAAGCGGGAGCGAGCTAGCCGACGAACTCGGTATCGCGAAGACGACGCTTCACGAACATCTCCGGAAAGTCGAGGCCACGCTTCTCGGTCCGAGAGACGCCGACCGGGGCTGACGACAACACAGCGTCTCGGCCCACTGCCAGTTGTCGTGTCTGCTGTCGCAGAGCAGGTGGCAGCCGTTCCAAGCTTGCGACGACAGACCCGACCGAGCGCTACTGGACTCCGAGTTCCGACTCCAGTTCCTCAACGACGTCCTGCAGCATCGATGCGAGTTCGTCGTTCGGCGGCAATCGATACAGGGGGCCAGAGATGTCGAGCGCCCCGAGAACACCGCCGTGTGGGGCGGTGACCGGCACGCCGACCGACCGAAGCCCCTCGACTGCCTCCTGATCGTTCACCGAATAGCCGCGCTCGCTCGTGCGTTCGATGTCTTCCAAGAGGGCGTCGCGGTCGGTGATTGTGTACTCCGTCTCTGCGGGCAGTCCCCACCGGTCGAGAATCTCGTTGACTCGGGTCTCCGGCAACGCGGCGAGGATTGCCTTGCCAACTGCCGAGTTGTGCAGGTAGTAGTACCGGCCCACCTGGAACCCTTTCGACGGGACGTTAGCGACGACGTTGAACAGCGTTATGGCACGCCCGTACTCTTCGACGGCGAATGTGACCTCCTCCCCACAGCTGTCGGCGAGTTCGTGCGTTTTGCGACGGGCGACCTCGTACCACTCGTTCCGGGTCCGAGCGCCCTCTCCGAGGTGGAACAGCTTCATGCCGAGTCGGTACTGCTCGCCTCGCTTGACCAGATACTCCTGGTCCAGAAGTGTCTTGAGATGGACGTGGATGGTACTCGTCGAGAGGTCCAGCCGGTCTGCAAGCTCACTCATTCGAGCCTCCCCCAGCTCGTTTACCGCATCGATGATCGCGAGGGAAGTTTCGGTCGTCTGGAGACGACGACCGCTAGAGCTGTCCATATCACAGTGGACTCGACACCAGTATAAAAAAGTCCGGTCATAGTGGAACAGATTCCGTCAGAATTATGTTGGTTTCTGATTCTGATTGGTTTTCTAATTACCCAGAATTATGTTTTTAGAATATATGTCTGAAATTGGATCGT
This genomic window contains:
- a CDS encoding 6-hydroxymethylpterin diphosphokinase MptE-like protein, producing MEFRTWEPVYEDILDDFGYPRDGDERACERFVELLGDDSTYDPTTLGLDGASVAIAGAGPSLEAEADRAADADVVLAASTAADRLQAAGVAVDCMVTDLDKNADTGRELTAAGTPVVAHAHGDNIPALETHIPAYDSEFVVPTTQATPAPPVRNYGGFTDGDRAAFLADHFGAASLVFLGWDFEDPSVTAEKRQKLRWAERLLRWLEQRRGERFDVLDGRRDAIEPVASG
- a CDS encoding alpha,alpha-trehalose-phosphate synthase (UDP-forming) produces the protein MVPGLSVNANDGAVPDSLVIVSNREPYSHERTDDGEIRVQSAAGGLTSALDPVMQSRGGTWVAWGSGDADMDVATNGVVEVPPSDPAYDLKRVPLSDEAVQGYYYGYANQVLWPLCHEDTGRMWAEPAYWEQYRAVNGQFAEAVDAVADVGQPVWFQDYHLGLAPRLLRERRPEAMLLQFWHIPWPAPSVFRHCPHSDALLDGLLACDVIGFHTAGYAEQFLHCVDSAFSAATIDTDAGTVTRNDERTRVVANPLGIDVEGVRDRARTADVGSIRDTVLGGSRSDTSIRLALGVERLDYSKGIPERIEALAHLWDRRPDLRGEFTYVQKASRTREGIAAYRRYRADVVDAVERVNDRFGTDDWQPIVYTEATLDNETLAGLYRAAEVMVVTPHRDGMNLVAHEYPVACVDGDGALVLSELAGAATHLDGALTVNPHDIEAIADTIERALKLEKSDRADRLARLQQSAEALDSSQWVARQFSPGQSP
- a CDS encoding DUF7537 family lipoprotein, which encodes MSLERRHLSLALAVLLIASAGCSGLLGTESSTGGTDTETTSTSADANGPAPGTSGFDATAIERGHFERLSNSSFTMSLSFQLSTIRDGENQSVFINRTVAIDRENDRSLAQGELVQASGDALTTTTYTADGTTTERRVLARGEEEMTAYRSASPPYDGPVQPVNESSVIDRSLLQSLGSDINWTYTGTEAVDGDSVSRFEATGGNVTGFAADDAVSTNVSANGTTASASATVLVDEDGVVRSFQYSMTTERDGRPVTVTLSLSVSQVDDTTVTKPDWLSNA
- a CDS encoding polymer-forming cytoskeletal protein — translated: MPLGSDPLSELDIPDGTTVEEHDLVTDGDVIVGGQSTVEFGVRGRTVIADERVRFGGHIEAEGDCRLDMWCDVADNVLVGEDAYIGERVHIGGELRVAGDLDIGDDVDIENGFEANGWIVIRNPMPTIVFLFVYLSQLLRIGEEDAAEEVLDEMLDDGSDEHDPVLIPRGASVSDDAWRVSTPATVGDDCRLHGNIRAKSLEVGRDTVVFGSLRAKDDIVVGRGTEIKGDVTTRSGTVRVGPGAKVWGDISGTTVELHENATVDGTIRASEEMRMHTEAVLDRPDESAAAMAEMAESLEAETDTTEPATEASESDDTEPAVDATADDTTADSAATGGGDGTDSDASEADPDVEEAAESAE
- a CDS encoding dipeptide epimerase encodes the protein MTRIDRVSVEPLDRELREPFEISLGTREKARNLVVAVETDSGIVGHGEGSPLPPVTGETQAAAVATARSVTSMLEGASLADYRELVSEVRAAVPGAVSALFAVETALLDAYCRDRGIPLSELFGGAPTPVTTDITVPIVAPDAAAERATRAAAAGFDHIKVKTGGVIDDDVARTVAVADAAPDATITVDANQGWTPKATEQFVDEVATAGVDLALVEQPTPKDDIRGLARTRDRLSVPVAADEAVFTPADATAVVRDGAADVINVKLGKSGLLGAAAIATVAEAASLDCMLGCMLEGATGIATSAHLAAGLGAFDYVDLDGHLLLDDTPPSMAFGPRIDIDGPGHGVSPPAAVRDATEN
- a CDS encoding DUF1611 domain-containing protein, whose translation is MDLRRKYDEGTPAVVLAEGEFGQPEGKTANGIVMHGELFDAQAVVDSTCSSPHAGAALEWPAADDVPVVGTVTEALDRAPDAAVLVIGVAPAGGDLPESWVEAIRHAMERGCDIVSGLHVFLSERPVWTERAQQHGVDLVDVRKPPAVADLTLGDGRGAEADADVVLTMGTDCAVGKRTTTFELYRAATDAGLDAGWVATGQTGILVGADRGVVIDRVPADFVSGVVEDMVLDVAADHDIVFVEGQAALTHTAYGGVTLGLLHGAAPDAVVLADDPARETRSHFDDLTVAGVEAERRAITDLTETTVAALSTWGDPEEETARTGLPAANIYDDDGPETLLTAVLEVL
- a CDS encoding helix-turn-helix domain-containing protein translates to MSADGSDMAAASDSDGLQLTLELEHPDCWMREVTAATAAKLLVNAAYLVDGKVKAHVVAYAESAAAVEALVAATRASDHTHAVTEMDTRRSFGGISAPVNKATRTLLVEYGPEESIHDALVSHGFMNQEPIRIRDGTEYWTVAIDESRTTIQEKLDAVCAQKDATITVTQITSATTGSRERDELAVRQLSDRQRDVFELARKRGYYDYPREVSGSELADELGIAKTTLHEHLRKVEATLLGPRDADRG
- a CDS encoding IclR family transcriptional regulator, translated to MDSSSGRRLQTTETSLAIIDAVNELGEARMSELADRLDLSTSTIHVHLKTLLDQEYLVKRGEQYRLGMKLFHLGEGARTRNEWYEVARRKTHELADSCGEEVTFAVEEYGRAITLFNVVANVPSKGFQVGRYYYLHNSAVGKAILAALPETRVNEILDRWGLPAETEYTITDRDALLEDIERTSERGYSVNDQEAVEGLRSVGVPVTAPHGGVLGALDISGPLYRLPPNDELASMLQDVVEELESELGVQ